The following are from one region of the Arthrobacter sp. TMP15 genome:
- a CDS encoding aldo/keto reductase, whose translation MTESKTSPAAVPELTLNNGVTIPQLGFGVFQIPPEETRVAVGQALAAGYRHIDTAAAYGNESGVGAAIAESGLAREEIFITTKLRNGDQGSPRAAFEASRKALGVDWIDLYLIHWPVPSQGLFTQAWKEMESLYAQGVIRAIGVSNFLPEHLDELLANSTVIPAVNQIEAHPTFHQSELAQKCRHLDIAVEAYSPLGQGKDLENPVVSELAATYGATPAQVVLAWHLGLGNIVIPKTVTPERMSENLAATGIQLSAEDLGRISALESGERIGADPAVAAFTQM comes from the coding sequence ATGACCGAGTCCAAAACCTCACCAGCGGCAGTTCCAGAGCTGACATTGAACAATGGCGTGACCATTCCGCAGCTTGGGTTTGGCGTTTTCCAGATTCCGCCCGAAGAAACGCGTGTGGCAGTTGGGCAGGCATTGGCTGCCGGCTACCGCCATATCGACACAGCAGCTGCATATGGCAATGAATCCGGGGTGGGTGCCGCCATTGCCGAATCGGGACTGGCACGCGAAGAAATCTTCATCACCACCAAGCTCCGTAACGGGGATCAAGGCAGCCCGCGTGCTGCCTTCGAAGCCAGCCGCAAGGCCCTCGGCGTGGACTGGATTGATTTGTACTTGATCCACTGGCCGGTGCCCTCACAGGGTTTGTTCACGCAAGCGTGGAAGGAAATGGAATCGCTCTACGCACAAGGGGTGATCCGCGCGATTGGTGTTTCAAATTTCCTGCCGGAGCACTTGGATGAGCTACTGGCTAACTCCACGGTAATCCCCGCGGTGAATCAAATTGAAGCGCACCCAACATTCCACCAGAGTGAACTGGCACAAAAGTGCAGGCACCTGGACATTGCTGTGGAAGCGTATAGTCCCCTTGGCCAAGGCAAGGATCTCGAGAACCCGGTGGTGAGCGAGCTAGCGGCCACATACGGTGCCACACCCGCCCAGGTTGTGCTTGCCTGGCATTTGGGACTGGGAAATATTGTGATTCCGAAAACTGTCACGCCAGAACGCATGAGCGAGAACTTGGCGGCCACCGGAATTCAACTCAGTGCCGAAGATCTAGGCCGGATTTCTGCTCTCGAGAGCGGTGAACGCATCGGTGCCGACCCTGCCGTGGCAGCGTTCACACAGATGTAA
- a CDS encoding helix-turn-helix domain-containing protein, with product MTLIRVSEAARFLGVSDDTVRRWLDNGTLHGSKDRQGRLVIPGVELAALAQKQAQLPQDPTGIGSSARNRFVGLVTNIVMDTVMAQVDLQCGPFRVVSLMSSEAVRDLGLAPGSVATAVVKSTNVIIEVPHTRSES from the coding sequence ATGACCCTTATTCGAGTTTCTGAAGCCGCCAGATTTTTGGGTGTGAGTGATGACACTGTGCGCCGCTGGTTGGATAACGGCACGCTGCACGGCAGTAAAGACCGGCAAGGTCGCCTGGTTATTCCTGGTGTGGAGTTGGCGGCCCTTGCCCAGAAGCAAGCCCAGCTGCCGCAAGATCCAACTGGGATTGGCAGTTCAGCCCGCAACCGCTTTGTGGGGCTGGTGACCAATATTGTGATGGACACGGTTATGGCACAGGTTGACCTGCAGTGTGGTCCGTTCCGCGTTGTCTCACTCATGAGCAGTGAAGCCGTTCGGGACCTGGGCCTTGCGCCAGGTTCCGTGGCCACCGCTGTGGTTAAATCCACTAACGTCATCATCGAAGTGCCACACACCAGGAGCGAATCATGA
- the modA gene encoding molybdate ABC transporter substrate-binding protein: protein MRLFTANRVRGYRLWVGATVAILTLGVSACAPPADTASGTGSAPSSLEVTPNELSGSLNVYAAASLKTTFTTLASEFESAHPHVKVSVSFDGSSTLVTQIIQGAPADVFASADTANMTKLSEAGLTGGSPTDFASNVLTLVVPPNNPANISSFADVSKPGVKLVVCAPQVPCGSATVSDAASAGLSLTPVSEELSVTSVLGKVISGEADAGLVYVTDAKKAGDKVRSIPLELAKQTVNHYPIASVKDSKNAQLAQAFISLVASDDGQKVLRDAGFGAP from the coding sequence ATGAGGCTATTCACTGCTAACCGCGTCAGGGGTTACCGCTTGTGGGTCGGAGCTACCGTTGCCATCTTGACTTTGGGAGTTAGCGCTTGCGCACCACCTGCAGATACAGCTTCCGGGACCGGTTCTGCCCCCAGCTCTTTGGAGGTTACCCCAAACGAGCTCTCCGGATCACTCAACGTTTACGCTGCCGCTTCCTTGAAAACTACTTTCACGACGTTGGCCTCGGAATTTGAGTCCGCGCACCCACACGTAAAAGTTTCTGTCAGCTTTGATGGCTCCTCTACCTTGGTCACACAGATCATTCAAGGAGCTCCGGCCGACGTTTTTGCATCAGCCGATACCGCCAATATGACTAAACTTAGCGAGGCTGGCCTCACTGGTGGATCCCCTACCGATTTTGCCAGCAATGTCCTGACACTAGTAGTTCCGCCGAACAATCCGGCAAACATTTCCAGTTTTGCTGATGTCAGCAAGCCCGGCGTGAAACTTGTGGTTTGTGCTCCACAGGTGCCGTGTGGAAGTGCCACGGTCTCAGATGCCGCCAGCGCTGGGCTATCCCTGACTCCAGTGAGTGAGGAACTTTCAGTGACTAGTGTTCTGGGCAAAGTCATTTCCGGAGAAGCTGATGCCGGGCTGGTCTACGTCACCGATGCGAAAAAAGCTGGCGATAAAGTACGCAGTATCCCGCTGGAACTAGCGAAGCAAACTGTCAATCACTACCCGATTGCCTCCGTTAAAGACTCCAAGAATGCGCAGCTAGCGCAGGCTTTTATTTCCCTTGTTGCAAGTGACGACGGTCAAAAAGTACTCAGGGATGCAGGGTTTGGCGCACCCTAA